The genome window ttaaaagcaaTTGGGTGAAGCATGGTACatcaataaatataaaataatggtGAGATTAAGGAGATTAAAAGATTAAGAACAATGGATCTCAATTCCCAAGAAGACGTCGGTACTGCAAAGGTAGGCAAATGCAGTAGTTTAAGAATGGCGGAATTGCCAATACATTTGCGGGGCCAGATTGTGGGGTTGTTAGCTGCAGGTTTTTCTTTGAGAGAGGCGGGTCGCCGGGTTGGTGCGTCCCATACAACTGCTGCATTTTGGAGAGACAGATACCAGGCTACGGGTAATGTAAATGATCTTCCGAGGAGCGGGCGGCCAAGAATAACTTCGGCAAGACAAGATGCATCCTACATTAACATGGCAACCAGGAAGAAAACATTTACAGGTAAGAATTCATTTAGAGGTTTTCGATGAGTTTGAAAGATTTTTCGAAGGTTTTAAATGAGATATCTCAAATGTTTTTATGCCTATTTCACCCATTAATCACTTGCTTTctttgtgtttttcttttttcagctCCTCAAATCAGGAAGCGTTTACACAGGAGGAGAAGACAACCACCTGGTCAGATTTGTACTGAAACGGTTAAGGACAGGCTGCATTCAGTAAGTTTGCGATCCAGGAGAATGGTTAAGAGGTGTATTCTTCTTCAACGCCATAAGCAAGCTCGTTTGGCATTTGCAAGATTGCATAGGAGGTGGAGTCGTCGTCGATGGGCAAAAGTGCTGTTTACAGATGAATACAGAGTTTGCCTTCGAATGGTGGATGGGCGCATTCGGGTTTGGAGAGAAACCGGTGAACGCTTAGATGACGACTGCATCCAGCAGAATGACCAGTTTGGTGGTGGAAGCTTGATGATTTGGGCGGGTATTAGCGAAGATGGTAAAACTGACTTTATTATTTTGAGAGGCGGGATTACTGCTCAGGTCTACGTCAACGAAGTCCTTCAACCAGTTGTTGTCCCGTATATGCCGCTGCCATTGGAGAAGGATTCTGGCTTATGGATGATAACGCAACACCTCGCCGAGCACGCATCACCAACAACTTCCTTGACCAGGAGGGCATAGATCGTCTAGATTGGCCTGCTAAGAGCCCGGACCTGAACCCTTTGGAACACTTGTGGGACAAGAGGAAGGTTAATCAGAAGATCACCCCTGATACCACCTTGGCAGGTTTGGAGCGCATCCTACTCAGACAATGGAACAACATTGTGAGCAAGGACAAATCAGACGCCTGATCCATAGCATGCGACGACGATGCACAGCTGTTATTAACAATAACGGTAGTCACACCAGATACTGATGGGTCAAAGGAACTTAAGGAACACAAGGAActaaagaaaaatgaaacaaaagaactgaaaattaaataaaaatgttaaaagcagagagaataaaaataaagaataaaaacatCCTGCCTTAGATAAAGCTTGACTGAAGAAACTCTGTTGTGTCGTTGttgtgcttgttggaatcttttcgccttgtataggccagtttgtcacttttaaaactggacctttgacTAATCAAATGCTGTAACTTTAGTTCCTGAGGTCACAAttgattcaatgaggtgtcataatgtgcaggattaaataatgcatctattaaaaaaataagtttaccaaaatatggttcagtttttttttatgattttttttccaactgtaaggatactttattggcgcagtataggtcTCGCACTGGGAGCACTTGAATCATCCGAATCACCGCGATTGTTCAAACTTTCATCTGTGGTTAGAAATATGCCAGCCATACCTAACACAAGTGGCGTAGCCAAAAAAGACAAGGGGTCATTGGCCCTGTGACATGTGACAAGCCTCCCCACCCACCCTATTTCCCCATGTGGGGTGCTGACCgttctgatatttaagattttggagtcttttttgtactttttatgccattttattttacaattttcgtcgaattttgcccccccccccccccctctttgaaAGTTCCATTGCCACCCCCTTTTCCATCGCCACTAAAAAGTGCTGCACAATATAATAATTCAAACCGCATGCCCCTTGAGTGCCTTCCTCAACTAGAATTACAATATAAGTTAAATAATCATTACCTTTTCTAGGTTAATTAATGAACCAAGATCAGCTTCTAAAGCATTATACTCCATTGAAAACTGTAAGCAAACGGGAAATAAACAAAGGACATTTCAAATTAATATCTCTAGGTTCGACACTAAGGAACGATCCAGCATTAATGGCATACCTATTATGTTATGATCATGCCATATGCTGGATTGTACCTTTAAAACGTTAATTTTCACTGACATGATTGAGGGACACATATAGATATAAttcatcatcatccttcggctgcggcgcaggcgactacaagtttcctccagctacatcggtcgtgagccattgctgatagttgaccttgactcGGCATGCTCTCCATATCTCCCAAAAGACACTGGATGTATTTCCAGAACAAGGTTCGTAGCCATAAGTTGGGGCATATACAATGCATAATCTTTTACTGGCTCATCGTCAGGCAAGCGTAGTATATGCCCCTGGGTATATGCCCTACAAATTTCAGTATAATTTGTAGTCGCTTTTTCATCCTGCTCGATGATCTTGGACGGAAATGACATTCGGAGATCGAGCTTTTATTTTGGACATTCAGACTGAATGTAAAATCGCATTTTATCAATTAATCTCAAATTCGGCATGATAAATGATCCTGCATGCTGCATGGACCGACATTGACATTCGGGCATTACGATTGTCATGCAATCAATTACAATGTCTGAATATCATATTCGTCCAAGATCACCAAAGCTGCATGAAAGAGCGACTGCTATatgatgtgtaggcctacttcaatGCATGAAAATGAACTTTAAAgttgcaatattttgttaaataacaAAGAAAGTTAAGAAACCCATGTATTACTTTAGAATTTCTAAAAATGCATATCGGGGGTCAGAACCAAAAGGCCCTAAGTTCATTtgtggccaaaatgagattttggtcttaaaataatcCTTGCAACATTGGGCACCTTATGATTGTATAGCCAAAGGCTATTAGCCATAAGCAAGCTATATAGCCACAGAAACTGTTATCAGCGAAAATGTAAAGCCCGAAGTGCAACGCTATAATGCATGAAATATGTGAGAGCCAGAAGGCCTTAAGTGCAAAAACGCTGGTAGCATTACATGTCGTTTTTGTACTTAgggccttttggctctgacccTTCGATATTATACTGTTACATTATTTAATAAAACTGAATTCATATAAGAAGACCGCTTGagagtatttttaaatatttagttTTGAAACGAAAATTATGACTAACCTCCGAGTGCATTGCTGGAATGCCTCGTTCCAGACGTAGCACATCAAGAGCATACCAGCCAAAATCAATCACTCCGTCGGGTGTTTCGATGTGCTTTATCGCATCATAAAGGCGTAATGTGTCTGCCTTTGCATGGTAAAGTTCCCAACCAAGCTCACCTACGAAAGGGGTGTATGTGAAATTTGACAATTAAAAGGTTAATAATTTGGTTACAAGGTGAACATGCATGTCATAGACTTTGTTCCAACCCTTAATTATTACCCTAACCCAAACTTTCTCCGAGTTCAAGATCCGCTGCCATCTATTGGTCAAATCTGTTGATCTTTGCCATATTATTCCTTGCCAAAAACTGAGCTCCCCAAATATTTTAATGATACAAAACtctaattttactgtaattaaaggaagtgtccggcaatcacaacattataccttatatgtaagaaaaataattatcaagcacgaatcacgtggttttatttaaaacaatttcatagtgaccataaaaacgaataaaaacacccgtctctcaacacgcgatattcccggggaccgaaattgtcgagtgcaatgacgttccagtaatacaatgaaggctgacgacgcGACATCGACAATTGACAATTTCCCAGCGTTTCTATTTTATCGCGTAACTCTATTTTACCATCTAATACATGCTTATAGTTTAGCCTACTTATTAAGTGTATAAGCATGGTATTTTGAATCTCTCCTATCAagtttcgactgctcagtgccagaagtgggcaagtatagtgggtaagtgcaattgcacttacacttacccacttctggcactgagcagtcggttTGTGGCAACCAGACTGAGCTAatcagtattttattttatttttataaagccGGACAACATTTCAATATTATTTACCGGTATAAGACGTCCTTATAGCCCTCACAGGTACCCCTACTACTTGTATGTCCTTAATTGCACCATAAGGAAAATGTTGGTCTTGCAAATCAGTAGACGTGACCGCGGACCACTTATTAAGTGGATAAGCATGGTATTTTGAATCTCTCCTATCAagtttcgactgctcagtgccagaagtgggcaagtatagtgggtaagtgcaattgcacttacacttacccacttctggcactgagcagtcggttTGTGGCCACCAGACTGAGCTAatcagtattttattttatttttataaagccGGACAACATTTCAATATTATTTACCGGTATAAGACGTCCTTATAGCCCTCACAGGTACCCCTGCTACTTGTATGTCCTTAATTGCACCATAAGGAAAATGTTGGTCTTGCAGATCAGTGGACGTGACCGCGGACAGGAATGTTCGTGTATCCGGACCAGCTACACCAAGGCACGCAATATCATCAGTGACATTCTTGATATCCACGTTGTATCTCATTGCTTTCAATTGCTGCAACATCCATCTTGATTTGGTGATTATTATGGAATAAAAACGAATGCAAACACATCACTTTACatgcaaaaatataattatagtcaATATTTTGTGAAGCAAATAACGTCGGGTTATGATATGATAACTGATAAGTCATAATTTGAAACTCTCAGAAACTCTCAGAAAATCTGATACCTGATACAAGACGCCTCGGCGAACTTCAACGTAGCCGAATAGAATCAAGTCTGATATCAATTCAACGTATTGTGTGGGCCTATGTAATTATGTATATTGAAGATGAATTGATAAACTTGACTGGGGTTGAGGTTCTTTAAAACAaactgcgctattccagttgaaatccatacaccccctgcgaAAGACATtattgaccttaatctcccacatagagggtgtagattccaaatggaatcacccattcagataactccatttgaaattcacactccctttgtgggacattatggtcatgtcttacataggggtgtatggatttcaactggaattgcccattcgtACAACTAACCTCAGATCGTGTAATTCTGACCTTGCCTCATTTACCACAAAGAAGTGATCATCGGCAAGCTTGCTAATTGACAACTCTGAAAGTACTCTGCCTTGAAGTGATAACATGTATGCAACACTGGTTAAACCCACCTGAAAGATCCAATATACAATatgtaacaaaaaaatacaatatatatatcCTGATAATATTTTTACGTCGTGCTGAAAAGCAGAGGGCGAATGCGAAATGGCTGAGACACAATAACCCCCATACACGACCACCGAAAAGGGTAAAGTAACTTGTGTCGGGAGAATGAGACACCAGCGAAAAGTGCTAGCACTCATACACATACTCTCACTTTTATGTACACCTTTTATTGCATGTTTTGCCGACAATACGTTCATGTAGATCCGTGTCGAGGAAAGCGTACACTGCTAGCTCACTTTAGTGTACACCTATAAATATGTTGTTGTTCAAAACTGTCTCGGGCCAcatgcaaaataaagaaattgaCACGAAAGAAGAAACTCCCACACACCTGCAACATGAAGctgttaatgtttaaaaacattaacacGAGCCCCATGcataatgtataattatacccCCGGACCTATACCCAAAACATGCATATCCACATCACTCCTAGCCCTACACTATCATGCTATATATacagtaaaaactcgatagttagcatatgtgcttactatcgagcgcttttgaaaacatgaaattgtaccaaagtccggcgctttgcGAACTGAGCTAATGGTGTTGAGACACACACTTGCAGGTTGGGGTGTTCGTATAATTATCGACGATttactcaaaaccctttacacttttgtggatggggctcgtcatgtttgcatgttttaaaagcgctcgatagtaagcacatatgctaactatcgagtttttacgggtACGATATTACCTCTGGTAGATCACCTGCAACCAACTCATCTAGGAATATCTGCGCGTCTGACCCAGTCACTTCAAATTTGCCTCTAGCTGACAGGTCAATAATACCGACGTCATTAACCACAAATTCGCACTCCCGGTGAACTTGCTCGAACCAATTTGCGCGTCGGAAGTAGGGTTTGAACCCATGCACATCATAGCCTTTTGCGAACCAAACTGGTACTTCCCAACCTAAAATAATGGACATCAAATGTTGAATTTGTGATGCAAAACGGAAATCTTTTAATAAAGGTTTAACCATCTAAAtttgttttaatgttatgaaTGGTAGATGGAAAGAAGCCCGGAAAGAAGTAAGAtgaatatttaggcctacaatcccggtcataattgttggaacactttaacatgcgtacttcaaatatgcccccattccccgatcaatgttggtagttgtttttggtttttttggtcatGTACCCCTAGAGACATCCAACATTGTTTATttgtggggcagggggagggttgtagtagtagggaaGGGTTCAAACTTCAcatcaaagaaagcgaaattttagtatgtcaagtataacagaaatacggtttcaaacagtcctactttgacacaagtgttccaactatttatgaccgggattgtaggctTACTGGATTTTGCGCAACGAAAATCTAGGACCCTTCATAAATAAAAACTGCAGTGATCTAACGATATGACACAATGCTATGCAATGTTCATGATATAAGCCTTAGAAATTATGACATATTATTTATTATAGTTGATACAAGTAATAGTAATTGATACAAGACTGATACTATGAAGTAATGAAAGTACAACATACAACAAAGGCGTTTGCCAACCaattattgaaacaaaaccaTCTGACTCGCGCTCACCAGCAACAAATCCATACTGTGcgccatttcttttcaatttctcaTAAATCCCCGAAACGCGTTGAGTTGGTCTTCCTAGCACAAATGCCTCTGTTGAAAACTTTGGATACACTACATTGTTATACGACCCGTAAGACTCCCGGCTCATGTCGATGGCATGATCTCTGGTCATCCATTTGTCGAAACGGTTTGGGTCCGTGGCAAACACGTCAAATGGTGGTTCACCGTGTATGATCCAATACGCTATGGTGTGACCTGCACCACCAGAGTGAATTATACCACCACTGAAAACACAGCGGACAAATACACAGTAAATACAAGAGCTGCAAAACatgtaaagttgagtgccccccccttcCCGGTATGCCTACTTTGGCACACTTCTTACAAAATGTATATATACCTGtcaattggtaagtttttagcgggttcgccgtcggacaaattaatgtaaaaggtttggtggctgtgaaaagagccgttcaccgaaGACTGCCCCTTACTAAAAGAGAACAAGCATACCTCACCTTTCTGctgatgtaaaaggtttggtggctctgaaaagagccgttcactgaagactgtcccttgtcaacaaaAACAAGcatacctcgcctatctgctaatataaaggtttggtggctcttaaaagagccgttcactgaagactgccccttgtcaacagagaacaaacaggcctcgcctatctgctaatgctctgaaaagagccgttcactgaagactgtcccttgcttacagagaacaagcagacctcgcctttctgctaatgtaaaaggtttggtggctctgaaaagagccgttcactgaatactgccccttgtcaacagagaacaagcaaacctcgcctatctgctaatgtcaaagcttggtggctctgaaaagagccgttcactgaagaccgtCCCTTGCAAACAGAGAACTAGCAAACCTCGCCTTTCtactaatgtaaaaggtttggtggctctgaaaagagcctttcactgtagactgccccttgtcaacagagaacaagcagacctcgcctatctgctaatgtaaaaggtttggtggctctgaagactcccccttgtcaacagagaacaagcaggcctcgcctatctgctaatgtaggagcttggtggctctgaaaagagccgttcactaaaGACTGTCCCTTGctaacagagaacaagcagacctcgcctttctgctaaatttaaaggtttgatgGCTcttttgatggctctgaaaagagccgttcactgaagattgctccttgtcaacagaaaacaagcagacctcgcctatctgctgatgcagCTGCAGAGAGTTTGCAACAAAGTAGGTTGCCCCGTGCCTCTTTATGTGATTATTCAGATAGGCGGGGTCTTCTTGTTCTctattgacaaggggcagtcttcagtgaacggctcttttcagagccaccagtaggcaaggggcggcctacatgtctcattcttaggtattttgtcctgaagaagtcagagctactcctgacgaaagcttgacagttctaaacttgtccgacggcaaacCCGCTAAAAGCTTACCAATTGTTATGAGCTCCCGTCGTGAAAGCTTATCCTACAATATGTATACCTGTTTTGAATAGTTTCCAAGCGAAGTATTACCTTATGAAATAAATGAACGGTACAGTACATGCATTTTTGTAGTTACAGGAACATTCAGTACCTGTATTATAGTTACTGATCATAGATCATATTGATGATCAATATGACATGTTTAATCATCTTTGATTAATATCTAACATTTTACCCTAATCTTGCAAAGTATAGTTAACTATACAGGCGTACAAATCACAAATCAGTAATTTTAGTCTAGTCTATCTCAAAGATAGAgtcattaattattaattttttacGGTACCTACATTTGACTGCTGCAACACCAGAAGTTCTCCAATCCTAAATAGGGTCCTAGCAGACCTGCAAAGTCTGCAGTATGAGGCATGGGTCCATTAACAACAGTTTGGATATCTGCTCGTTCAATAAGAGGACACATTTCCATTGCCCTCTCAAGATGGGGACTGATTCTGTCCACGTCATTCTCAAAGAGCTCTCTTCCGAATCCTGTAGAATGAATAATACACAATTCTGCTGCTCTATTTATTTGTTGTTTATGTCAATAACGTTAGATTTCATTGTGGTTATGAATGGTTAAAATGATTATACTTTGTGGTGACTGCAGTGACTTATACCTGGTACTTAAGGgtacacgacgtattgttggtcgaagcagccaaaaatgaaatcgatttccattatttcaatcaatatattattgaaaaataacactttgatgttttgcaaaagttcattctacaaatcatatacttgcttgatttattgttgtgaatgagttttgtacgtttttcaaaagtgttgttgtttcagccctctttacaacataactcaagaaccacggggcctaaaaaactatatctgtgatatttgaatttttctacatgCACGCTCTCTATGatattgatcaatgcaattttttccaaagctcactaccattcgtaagatgatgtgaactaccaaatcgtaacagcttaaaatagttgttaaccttaaATATTTAGGCACTTTAAATTCGGTTTCTACTCGACTCACCATGGGAAGGTGTAATAAGGCAACACTACTTTTTTAAAGGACGAGATATGTCGTTTTGATTTTTGGGTGGTCCTATATTATTGAACTTTGTGAATGATCAATAAGGACCTGAATACGAACCTTGTGGGACACCAGAATCAAACCACTGTTCCTGTACTTTCATTGTATCAGCGCTCTCATAAGGACCAATAAGCAATCCTTTCCTTTCTTGTCGTACATAATAAGAGCCGTCCAAGTCTCGAATCACTGGTACCTCTCTCCCCAAGTCCTCTATCTCTGGTATCGTTGTTGTAACTGCATACTGATGCTGAGTAATCGTAACGGGCATATCTAGCCCAACCATTTGATAGACATCTCTTGCCCACACACCTACAGATATAAAATGATTACTTAATATAAATTCAGAAATAAAATCAGAAAATAAATTTTACGAATCATTacaaatgtatagtttactatagtaAGACCTATAACTCACCTCTTTCCATTGGCGTACTTACACGGAATGGACAGTGGGACAGAGCTAGAGCCACTTTTCTCAAGATCCTTGGCCCTAAAATAAATCGAGGTTGTGCTATGTGCTATCGCTTAGGGAAGTGGCCCATGCACAGaattagagaggttgcgatttccaatcTCTCCTGACTGTGTGATATTAGCCAGTATTGAAGATTCTGCACGCACGCAAAAAACGAGCGGACAACGTAGAAAATGCACACAACCTGTCCGTTTTCTATCAAAGAAGATACGAAAGAAAGTCTAACTATCATATTAAAATATGATCCATATcatgacgaaggagcacaatccAGTATGGAACCGACACCAGCGATGTACGTATGTATGGACGCTCGTATTAACGTACGAACCGCGAGTAAGGCGTATGGAACATcacaatctctctattatcttcTCCCTGACACCTCGTTTCCTAGACTACATCACGCCCTGATGAGTCACTGATGCTATTCCACGAATCTCACTGAATTGACGCAACATTATTAGTGATGCTCAGTGGACgcactttttacttttttttcagaattttcctttttttctcattgaaatgtattctcatgcctgtttTATTACTGGTATGTCTGGTGTTAtgtacatgcatgcaatatagTGAGATCTAGTAGTATACTCTAATTTCTACCATTGTTCTAAAACACTTGTTTGGAATCTATTTATGGATTTCATGGTCATGGTGTAAAACGTCCGCCAAGTATTATAGTTGGCAACTTACTTACCTCGTTTACCCTCTTATGCTATACCGCTTACCTGCCGAATTAACGACTCTCTTTGCATTGATGGTACCATGTTCCGTCTGCACATCCCACCCACCGTCACTCCGCTGCTTCAGTGATAATACGGGAGATTTTAAGAAGATTTCTGCGCCATGTAATCGCGCTCCTGCCGCATATGCCTGGGTTAAAGAGTAAGGATCAACGTGGCCGTCTTCTTTCGTGTACAAAGCACCTGTaatctaaaaaataaaaacaaaggattACTGTGCTTGTGATCATTGAAACTGCAATCACAACTCTGTGTCATGGGGGTCGTTCCCCGGGTCGTCCACCACATGCATGTCTAGAGAGTGAGTAAGTTTACATTATGAGATGTTGGCCGGTATAGTAATTTAAGAATCTTGTTTTATACAATGTCTAATAATCCATAATTAAAAAAATGCCGACTTTCAAGTCTATTCAAGGCACACCAGCGCGGCGTTCGCCGTGCAGAAACGGTAAGAAATTGGTTCTCTCTGGTTAAGACGATCCTACATGATGCTAATTGAGTCAACGTAAAACGTACCTACAGCTCCCAGCTACAGCTGTCCACAATAATCATGGTgcaaacaataaatataaaaagaaaCAACTACGCCACAAACTCCCTGGTTTAAATTGGTCCCTACAGCCGTTGATTGCGTTTTGGCTCTAACTCCAACAAGGCGGAATTAAGGAAGCCATGTTACACAATCGTCCTCGCTATCAGTTTTCAGGCTACACAATcgtcctcgctttcagttttccgcttCGCTAATTCCAGCCTGATTGGAGTTAGGCGAGCCAAAACGCCATCAATACTATACAACGACTAGTCTGTGTTACAAACTGATTACTATACATGTACCCGAGATCGACGCGTCGCGGCGAGCTGTCGTGGCTTTGCCGCACCTCTTCTTCGGCAAGAATCGcgagtcgtctttgacaaagatACAACGACGTATCTCCTATATAGCAACCCAGGATAACAACCCTGGCATAGTAACATTGCAACTTGCAAAAACAGCAGCTGCCAGCAGGTACGTTTTACCAAGgttgttttttaaaacaataa of Amphiura filiformis chromosome 14, Afil_fr2py, whole genome shotgun sequence contains these proteins:
- the LOC140170054 gene encoding dimethylglycine dehydrogenase, mitochondrial-like produces the protein MAFVLRRSLFGNTACSARFVLASGRHKSARQLAYLRNHLLLPGLGCTSVNSNNLPGCRYGSTDAAHPLSKRVTDTAEVVVIGGGAIGTSVAYHLAKAGMKNVVLLEKTELTAGSTWHATGLTTYFQHSLCNRRLNAITINLFKDLEKETGQEVGFHNPGTLRLITSPIRFDEARYEQSLSSWMPHSSKLISAEEVEKLHPFLNMDKITGALYTKEDGHVDPYSLTQAYAAGARLHGAEIFLKSPVLSLKQRSDGGWDVQTEHGTINAKRVVNSAGVWARDVYQMVGLDMPVTITQHQYAVTTTIPEIEDLGREVPVIRDLDGSYYVRQERKGLLIGPYESADTMKVQEQWFDSGVPQGFGRELFENDVDRISPHLERAMEMCPLIERADIQTVVNGPMPHTADFAGLLGPYLGLENFWCCSSQIGGIIHSGGAGHTIAYWIIHGEPPFDVFATDPNRFDKWMTRDHAIDMSRESYGSYNNVVYPKFSTEAFVLGRPTQRVSGIYEKLKRNGAQYGFVAGWEVPVWFAKGYDVHGFKPYFRRANWFEQVHRECEFVVNDVGIIDLSARGKFEVTGSDAQIFLDELVAGDLPEVGLTSVAYMLSLQGRVLSELSISKLADDHFFVVNEARSELHDLRWMLQQLKAMRYNVDIKNVTDDIACLGVAGPDTRTFLSAVTSTDLQDQHFPYGAIKDIQVAGVPVRAIRTSYTGELGWELYHAKADTLRLYDAIKHIETPDGVIDFGWYALDVLRLERGIPAMHSEFSMEYNALEADLGSLINLEKKTSFIGKEGLSHLHKGEITKKRAYIVIHSRPGVDPHGVETIWKDGKTVGYMTSGCYSYRINKGIGFAYVSPELAEPGTRLDVEIQGKLAPAVVTYPAASEEYIDI